In Sphingomonas sp. SUN019, one genomic interval encodes:
- a CDS encoding GDP-L-fucose synthase: MAYDLADKRVWVAGHRGMVGSAIVRRLADESCEVLTASRTDLDLTDKAGVLAWMQANRPDAVFLAAAKVGGILANDRYPADFLLDNLLIETSIFAGAHATGVEKLLFLGSSCIYPKLAAQPIVEEALLTGPLEPTNEWYAIAKIAGIKLAQAFRRQHGHDYISAMPTNLYGPGDNFDLASSHVMPALIRKVHEAKTARAPVVVWGTGTPRREFLYVDDCADACVHLMKTYSDDAHVNVGSGEDLSILELTRLVMEIVGYNGDIIHDTSKPDGTPRKLMDVTRLAEQGWRASTSLKDGIAASYRHFLEGKYRAVA, encoded by the coding sequence ATGGCCTATGACTTGGCCGACAAGCGCGTGTGGGTCGCCGGGCATCGCGGGATGGTCGGATCGGCGATCGTTCGGCGGCTGGCAGACGAATCGTGCGAGGTGCTGACCGCTTCGCGTACAGACCTAGATCTGACCGATAAGGCGGGCGTGCTCGCGTGGATGCAGGCGAACAGGCCCGACGCGGTCTTCCTGGCCGCGGCGAAGGTCGGCGGGATCCTAGCTAACGATCGTTATCCCGCGGATTTCCTGCTCGACAATCTGCTGATAGAAACCTCGATTTTTGCCGGGGCGCACGCGACGGGTGTCGAAAAGCTGTTGTTCTTGGGATCGAGTTGCATCTATCCCAAGCTGGCCGCCCAGCCGATCGTAGAAGAAGCGCTGCTGACCGGGCCGCTGGAGCCTACCAACGAATGGTATGCGATAGCCAAGATCGCCGGGATCAAGCTGGCGCAGGCGTTCCGACGCCAGCACGGCCACGACTATATCTCCGCGATGCCGACCAATTTGTACGGTCCAGGGGATAATTTCGACCTCGCCTCCAGCCACGTCATGCCCGCGCTGATCCGCAAGGTGCACGAAGCCAAGACGGCGCGCGCGCCGGTCGTCGTTTGGGGCACCGGCACGCCGCGACGCGAATTCTTGTACGTCGACGATTGCGCCGACGCCTGCGTGCACCTGATGAAGACGTATTCGGACGACGCCCACGTCAACGTCGGCTCAGGAGAGGATCTGTCGATCCTGGAACTGACCCGGCTGGTGATGGAGATCGTCGGGTATAACGGCGATATCATCCACGACACCAGCAAGCCCGACGGCACGCCACGCAAGCTGATGGACGTCACCCGGCTGGCCGAACAGGGCTGGCGCGCGTCGACCTCATTGAAGGACGGGATTGCGGCGAGCTACCGCCATTTTCTTGAAGGTAAATATCGCGCCGTTGCCTGA
- the gmd gene encoding GDP-mannose 4,6-dehydratase yields the protein MAKTALITGVTGQDGAYLAQLLLDKGYRVHGLKRRSSSFNTARIEDIVEDPHVINPRFSLHYGDLTDSTNLIRIVQETQPDEIYNLAAQSHVQVSFETPEYTANADGIGTLRLLEAIRILGREKTTRFYQASTSELYGLVQEVPQRESTPFYPRSPYAAAKLYAYWIVVNYREAYGMHASNGILFNHESPLRGETFVTRKITRAAAAISLGRQEMLYLGNLDAQRDWGHAREYVRGMWLMMQADTPDDYVLATGETTHVRTFVEWAFADVGITLEWKGQGVDEKAYCADTGKLRVAVDPRYFRPTEVELLIGDPTKAQEKLGWKHETSPRDLAREMVQADLETMRTAPIGKGA from the coding sequence ATGGCGAAGACCGCTTTGATTACCGGCGTGACCGGCCAAGACGGCGCATATCTCGCGCAACTGTTGCTGGACAAGGGCTATCGCGTCCACGGTTTGAAGCGGCGCTCGTCGTCGTTCAACACCGCCCGGATCGAGGACATCGTGGAAGACCCTCACGTCATCAACCCGCGTTTCTCACTCCACTATGGCGACTTGACGGATTCGACCAATCTGATCCGCATCGTTCAGGAAACGCAACCCGACGAGATCTACAACCTCGCGGCGCAGAGTCATGTGCAGGTCAGTTTCGAAACCCCCGAATATACTGCGAACGCGGACGGCATCGGCACATTGCGTCTGCTGGAGGCGATCCGCATTCTCGGCCGCGAGAAGACGACACGGTTCTATCAGGCCTCGACTTCGGAGCTTTACGGCCTGGTTCAAGAAGTGCCTCAGCGCGAATCGACCCCGTTCTATCCGCGCAGCCCATATGCCGCGGCAAAGCTCTACGCCTATTGGATCGTCGTGAATTATCGCGAAGCGTACGGCATGCACGCCTCGAATGGCATCCTGTTCAACCATGAAAGCCCGCTGCGCGGCGAGACGTTCGTGACGCGCAAGATAACGCGCGCGGCCGCGGCGATCTCGCTGGGGCGGCAGGAGATGCTGTATCTCGGCAATCTCGACGCGCAGCGCGACTGGGGCCACGCGCGCGAATACGTCCGCGGCATGTGGCTGATGATGCAGGCCGACACGCCGGACGACTACGTGCTGGCCACGGGCGAGACGACGCACGTCCGAACCTTCGTCGAATGGGCGTTCGCCGACGTCGGCATCACACTGGAATGGAAGGGCCAGGGCGTCGATGAAAAGGCGTATTGCGCCGATACGGGCAAGCTGCGCGTCGCGGTGGACCCGCGCTATTTCCGGCCGACCGAGGTCGAGTTGCTGATCGGTGATCCTACCAAAGCGCAAGAAAAGCTGGGCTGGAAGCATGAAACCAGCCCACGCGATCTCGCGCGAGAGATGGTGCAGGCCGACCTTGAGACGATGCGCACCGCGCCGATCGGCAAGGGTGCCTGA
- a CDS encoding S9 family peptidase, which translates to MRLVIALLLAATSFPATAQTTTASQAPAPAPDGPVRGFTGADLFGLSIASDPQISPDGRTIVYVRRSGDVMIDRMVSSLWLIDVASGRQSPFATQGSSPRWSPDGTRVAYVATDGDRAQLFVRWIATGASARVTSLPGDPNALAWSPDGKRLAYIATVAGEGMKLGNAPPKPEGAKWAEPLEVIDRVNYRADGPGYIKPGYDHVFVVGADGGAARQLTFGRFDDGGPLSWTPDGQTIVFAAIRGAGAEREVMNSDVIALDANTGAMRTLTTRDGPDMGPRVSPDGSRIAWLGFDDMRRSNENNELYVGDRDAGAPRSVTAALDRSIEDAQWAGDGRSLIASYDDHGQRRVARIGMDGRTALLADNMWGGGLDRPYTGGDFSVSRGGVVAYTGGDASAPADVWVISGGKPRRLTDLNAVMRSAKALAPVRKLTVKAPDGRAIDAWIATPPNRVEGQRVPLILEIHGGPHTAYGPGFATDVQLYAAAGYAVVWANPRGSTSYGEEFANLIDKNYPSADYDDLIAAVDAAIADGTADPNNLFVTGGSGGGVLTAWIVGKTNRFKAAATQKPVINWISEALTMDNTMFTSRYWFRKLPWEDPMSYWARSPLSLVGNVKTPTLVVVGSEDYRTPVSESEQYYAALQIAGVPTALVKVPGASHGGIAARPSQAAGKASAIIAWFDRYRKRVATPLQ; encoded by the coding sequence ATGCGTCTTGTGATTGCCCTTCTTCTCGCCGCTACGTCCTTTCCCGCTACCGCCCAGACCACGACCGCATCGCAGGCTCCCGCACCCGCGCCGGACGGCCCGGTCCGCGGCTTCACCGGCGCAGACCTGTTCGGGCTGTCGATCGCGTCCGATCCACAGATCAGCCCGGACGGGCGGACCATCGTCTATGTGCGCCGATCGGGCGACGTGATGATCGACCGCATGGTGTCGTCGCTGTGGCTGATCGACGTGGCGAGCGGTCGGCAGTCGCCGTTCGCGACGCAGGGGTCGTCCCCACGCTGGTCGCCGGACGGGACGCGCGTCGCCTATGTCGCGACCGACGGTGATCGCGCGCAATTGTTCGTGCGCTGGATCGCCACCGGTGCGAGCGCGCGGGTGACCAGCCTGCCGGGCGACCCGAATGCGCTCGCGTGGTCGCCCGACGGCAAGCGGCTGGCTTACATCGCCACGGTCGCGGGCGAGGGGATGAAGCTGGGCAACGCGCCGCCGAAGCCCGAGGGCGCGAAATGGGCCGAACCGCTGGAGGTAATCGACCGCGTCAATTACCGCGCCGACGGGCCGGGCTATATCAAGCCGGGCTACGATCACGTCTTCGTCGTGGGCGCGGACGGCGGCGCGGCGCGGCAATTGACCTTCGGGCGGTTCGACGACGGCGGGCCGTTATCATGGACGCCGGACGGGCAGACGATCGTGTTCGCGGCGATCCGCGGGGCGGGTGCCGAGCGCGAGGTGATGAATTCGGACGTCATCGCGCTGGATGCCAATACCGGCGCGATGCGGACGCTGACGACGCGCGATGGCCCCGACATGGGTCCGCGCGTCTCGCCCGACGGATCGCGCATCGCGTGGCTCGGCTTCGACGATATGCGGCGGAGCAACGAGAATAACGAACTTTATGTCGGGGATCGCGATGCGGGAGCGCCGCGATCGGTGACGGCGGCGCTCGATCGTTCGATCGAGGATGCGCAGTGGGCGGGCGACGGGCGCAGCCTGATCGCCAGCTATGATGATCACGGGCAGCGTCGCGTCGCGCGGATCGGGATGGACGGGCGGACGGCGCTTCTGGCCGACAATATGTGGGGCGGGGGGCTCGACCGGCCTTATACCGGGGGCGACTTCTCCGTTTCGCGCGGGGGCGTGGTCGCGTATACCGGCGGCGATGCGAGTGCGCCCGCTGATGTATGGGTCATCAGCGGAGGCAAGCCGCGCCGCCTTACCGACCTGAATGCGGTGATGCGCAGCGCGAAGGCGCTCGCCCCGGTGCGCAAGCTCACGGTGAAGGCGCCCGACGGCCGCGCGATCGACGCGTGGATCGCGACCCCGCCGAACCGCGTCGAGGGACAACGCGTGCCGCTGATCCTGGAAATCCACGGCGGGCCGCATACCGCCTACGGTCCGGGCTTCGCGACCGACGTGCAGCTCTACGCCGCGGCGGGCTATGCCGTGGTCTGGGCCAACCCGCGCGGATCGACCTCTTACGGGGAGGAGTTCGCGAACCTGATCGACAAGAATTATCCTTCCGCCGACTATGACGACCTGATCGCGGCGGTCGATGCCGCGATCGCCGACGGGACCGCGGACCCCAACAATCTGTTCGTGACCGGCGGATCGGGCGGCGGCGTGCTGACCGCGTGGATCGTCGGCAAGACCAACCGCTTCAAGGCGGCGGCGACGCAGAAGCCGGTCATCAACTGGATCAGCGAGGCGCTGACGATGGATAATACGATGTTCACGTCGCGCTATTGGTTCAGGAAGCTGCCGTGGGAAGACCCGATGAGTTACTGGGCACGATCCCCCTTGAGCCTGGTCGGCAACGTAAAGACCCCGACCCTGGTGGTGGTCGGCAGCGAAGATTACCGCACGCCGGTCAGCGAATCAGAGCAATATTACGCCGCGCTGCAGATCGCGGGCGTGCCGACCGCGTTGGTGAAGGTGCCCGGCGCCAGCCACGGCGGAATCGCCGCACGCCCGTCGCAGGCGGCGGGAAAGGCGTCTGCGATCATCGCGTGGTTCGATCGCTACCGCAAACGCGTGGCCACGCCTTTGCAATAG
- a CDS encoding CBS domain-containing protein, which translates to MTIAAILGGKGREVVGTTPDQKVRDAIALLAKHRIGAVPVMDGASVVGIFSERDVIYCLKDGDTSVLDRTVGDVMTAPALTVGPHDAVMGALSLMTQRRIRHLPVVEGDRVIGLVSIGDLVKYRIDRIEAEAAAMRDYIQSV; encoded by the coding sequence ATGACGATCGCGGCGATCCTCGGCGGCAAGGGGCGGGAGGTTGTCGGAACGACGCCCGACCAGAAGGTGCGCGACGCGATCGCGCTACTGGCAAAGCACCGCATCGGCGCAGTGCCGGTGATGGACGGCGCGAGCGTCGTCGGCATCTTTTCCGAACGCGACGTGATCTATTGCCTGAAGGACGGCGACACGAGCGTGCTGGACCGCACCGTCGGCGACGTGATGACCGCACCCGCACTGACCGTCGGCCCGCATGATGCGGTGATGGGCGCGCTGTCGCTGATGACGCAGCGCCGGATCCGCCATCTGCCCGTGGTGGAGGGCGACAGGGTGATCGGGCTCGTCTCGATCGGCGACCTGGTCAAATACCGCATCGACCGGATCGAGGCCGAAGCCGCGGCGATGCGCGACTATATACAGTCCGTGTGA
- a CDS encoding lipopolysaccharide biosynthesis protein, whose product MDGVTNQSNQTPESLRNQVRSAVIWRSGSQILAQLVQWAATFLVIRILTPSDYGLFAMTGVVMALLNMLNGYGLASGLVQRAEVSRHEIRQLFGMLIVMNGVLALTQLALAPIAAAYYRQPAVADLLRVQALIYLCTPFIALPYALLSRAMDFRKQAQVNMAASLVGAGTALVGALSGWGVWTLVFAPMALFATRAIGMTIAARSLVWPSFDFRGAGGLARFGGIMAAGQLFWFLQSQADVFIAGRWLSVHDLGIYTTSLFLTQIFVAKFVPPLNEVAFSAYARIQHDRAGVATAFVKGVRLVMVAALPFYLGLAVTAEPLVLAMLGEKWRAAAPIVRLLALAMPFMTVQVLLTPACDALGRPGIGVRNGAAGAAVLAIGFLVGVHWGAIGLAAAWIAAYPIYLAISLRRSLPVIGARLGDVAEAILPPLTAATAMALVVLLTGRLLDDTPAIARLAILVTVGAVTYAAWLFAFARPLVREIVGLIRDR is encoded by the coding sequence ATGGACGGCGTGACGAATCAATCGAATCAGACCCCTGAATCGCTCAGGAATCAGGTCCGCAGCGCCGTCATCTGGCGTTCGGGCAGCCAGATTCTCGCGCAGCTCGTCCAATGGGCCGCCACGTTCCTCGTGATTCGTATCCTGACCCCCAGCGACTACGGGCTGTTCGCGATGACCGGCGTCGTGATGGCGCTGCTCAACATGCTCAATGGTTATGGCCTGGCCAGCGGGCTGGTGCAGCGCGCGGAGGTTAGCCGCCACGAGATTCGTCAGCTCTTCGGGATGCTGATCGTCATGAACGGCGTGCTCGCGCTGACGCAGCTCGCGCTCGCGCCGATCGCCGCAGCTTATTATCGCCAGCCCGCGGTCGCCGACCTGCTGCGCGTGCAGGCGCTGATCTATCTCTGCACCCCGTTCATCGCGCTCCCCTATGCGTTACTCAGCCGGGCGATGGATTTTCGAAAGCAGGCGCAGGTCAATATGGCCGCGTCACTGGTGGGCGCGGGCACCGCGTTGGTCGGCGCGCTGTCGGGGTGGGGCGTGTGGACATTGGTGTTCGCACCGATGGCGCTGTTCGCGACGCGCGCGATCGGCATGACGATCGCGGCGCGTTCGTTGGTGTGGCCGTCGTTCGACTTCCGCGGTGCGGGCGGCCTTGCACGGTTCGGGGGCATCATGGCCGCCGGGCAATTGTTCTGGTTCCTCCAGAGTCAGGCCGACGTGTTCATCGCCGGACGCTGGCTCTCCGTCCACGATCTCGGGATCTATACGACCAGCCTGTTCCTCACGCAGATCTTCGTCGCGAAGTTCGTGCCGCCGCTGAACGAAGTCGCCTTCTCCGCCTACGCGCGCATTCAGCACGACCGCGCGGGCGTGGCGACCGCGTTCGTGAAGGGGGTGCGGCTGGTGATGGTCGCCGCGCTCCCCTTCTATCTCGGGCTCGCGGTCACCGCCGAACCGTTGGTGCTGGCGATGCTGGGCGAGAAATGGCGCGCCGCCGCGCCGATCGTCCGGCTGCTCGCGCTCGCGATGCCGTTCATGACCGTGCAGGTGCTGCTAACCCCGGCGTGCGATGCATTGGGGCGGCCCGGTATCGGGGTGCGCAACGGTGCAGCGGGCGCGGCGGTGCTGGCAATCGGGTTTCTGGTCGGGGTGCACTGGGGAGCGATCGGCCTCGCGGCCGCGTGGATCGCAGCTTATCCGATCTATCTGGCGATCAGCCTGCGGCGGTCTCTGCCGGTGATCGGCGCTCGCCTTGGCGATGTCGCCGAGGCGATCCTGCCGCCGCTCACCGCCGCCACCGCGATGGCGCTGGTCGTGCTGCTGACCGGCCGGTTGCTGGACGACACGCCCGCGATCGCGCGGCTTGCGATCCTCGTCACCGTCGGGGCGGTGACCTACGCGGCATGGCTGTTCGCCTTCGCCCGGCCCCTGGTGCGCGAGATCGTGGGACTCATCCGCGATCGTTAG
- a CDS encoding flotillin family protein translates to MPASLLTILIYAGIILFALVVIGIILTRLYRRATKDVALIRTGFGGEKVVLNGGIMVIPVLHELMQVRLTTVKLEVSRLNKDALITLDKLRVDVVGLFHIKVKPDAESIAAAAQTLGDAVNSPDAVKSLLDGKLVSALRSVAATMTMEHLHANRADFIQKVQEALMTDLDMNGFQLESVSITHFDQTAFEHFNENNAFDAEGLTVLTRTIEERKKIRNDIVATNRVEIEQRNLDANNQSLEIAQAAEQARLLQEQTLAARRAEQATAIATAEAEQTRLAEIARITATQAQTVAQTEADKIIQTATIARDGAIQTATIERDRTIEIARITTAVQTAQKSEEESTAAAAANEARAHAVRAEESVATAKATEIANRNKNVAVIAATQRAQEEAVGITVAASAEKEAAEARASAMRTEATAEADAEKARAEGREAAFKVDAAGQASLNEATNILNDAQTALLVRRAMLEALPAIIAAASKPMESIDKIHILDARGLHGDGGGDAGAGVGLGNLADAAVAAAMRYRVGGPLIDGLMAELGMDGGSLNGLLAGSGASASTVQPSERSSGATTFRPSRAAPVNGGAVPAKD, encoded by the coding sequence GTGCCCGCATCTTTGCTGACTATCCTGATCTACGCCGGCATCATCCTGTTCGCGCTCGTCGTGATCGGCATCATCCTGACCCGCCTCTACCGCCGCGCGACGAAGGACGTCGCGCTGATCCGCACCGGATTCGGCGGCGAGAAGGTAGTGCTCAACGGCGGGATCATGGTCATTCCGGTGCTGCACGAACTGATGCAGGTCCGCCTGACGACGGTGAAGCTGGAGGTGTCGCGCCTCAACAAGGACGCGCTGATCACGCTCGACAAATTGCGCGTCGATGTCGTCGGGCTGTTCCACATCAAGGTGAAGCCGGACGCCGAATCGATCGCCGCCGCGGCGCAGACATTGGGCGACGCGGTCAACAGCCCCGATGCGGTGAAGTCGCTGCTCGACGGCAAGCTCGTGTCCGCGCTGCGCTCGGTCGCCGCGACGATGACGATGGAGCATCTCCACGCCAACCGCGCCGACTTCATCCAGAAGGTGCAGGAGGCGCTGATGACCGATCTGGACATGAACGGCTTCCAGCTGGAATCGGTCAGCATCACGCATTTCGACCAGACCGCGTTCGAGCATTTCAACGAGAATAACGCGTTCGACGCCGAGGGGCTGACCGTGCTCACCCGCACGATCGAGGAGCGCAAGAAGATCCGCAACGACATCGTCGCGACCAACCGTGTCGAGATCGAACAGCGCAACCTGGACGCCAACAACCAGTCGCTCGAAATCGCGCAGGCCGCCGAACAGGCGCGGTTGCTGCAAGAGCAGACGCTCGCCGCACGCCGTGCCGAACAGGCGACCGCGATCGCTACCGCCGAGGCGGAGCAGACCCGTCTCGCCGAGATCGCGCGCATTACGGCCACGCAGGCGCAGACCGTCGCGCAGACCGAGGCCGACAAGATCATCCAGACCGCGACGATCGCACGTGACGGCGCAATCCAGACCGCGACGATCGAGCGCGACCGCACGATCGAGATCGCGCGCATCACGACTGCGGTGCAGACCGCGCAGAAGTCCGAGGAAGAATCGACCGCGGCCGCCGCGGCCAACGAAGCGCGCGCGCACGCCGTACGCGCGGAGGAAAGCGTCGCTACGGCCAAAGCGACCGAAATCGCCAACCGCAACAAGAACGTCGCCGTCATCGCCGCCACGCAGCGTGCGCAGGAAGAAGCGGTCGGCATCACCGTCGCCGCCTCGGCCGAGAAGGAAGCCGCCGAGGCGCGCGCCAGTGCGATGCGGACCGAGGCGACCGCGGAGGCCGATGCGGAAAAGGCGCGCGCGGAAGGCCGCGAGGCTGCGTTCAAGGTTGATGCGGCGGGTCAGGCCTCGCTGAACGAAGCGACCAACATCCTGAACGATGCGCAGACCGCGCTGCTGGTGCGCCGCGCAATGCTCGAAGCGCTGCCCGCCATCATCGCCGCGGCCAGCAAGCCGATGGAGAGCATCGACAAGATCCACATCCTCGACGCCCGCGGCCTCCATGGCGACGGCGGGGGCGATGCCGGTGCCGGGGTCGGTCTGGGAAATCTCGCCGATGCCGCTGTCGCCGCGGCGATGCGCTACCGGGTCGGCGGGCCGCTGATCGATGGGTTGATGGCCGAGCTGGGCATGGACGGAGGATCACTGAACGGTCTGCTCGCCGGGAGCGGCGCGTCTGCTAGCACGGTCCAGCCATCGGAACGATCGAGCGGAGCGACGACGTTTCGCCCATCGCGGGCTGCGCCGGTCAACGGGGGCGCGGTTCCCGCAAAAGACTGA
- a CDS encoding OB-fold-containig protein, translating into MAMFAAFLTPEYAPFAIAFVVMIGIGLIEGVGLGLGHLDLDAEVGGDAEGGGLLDWLGLGGELPILIWLTSLLGCFTLSGLAIQQGATAFFGGPLHWGLAVGGATLIGVILNTFTANGLARIMPGYESTVISSDDLLRQRGRILDGAARRGHPARAKVVDHHGQAHFIMVEPHDDGGVIAHGQTALIVRREGSIFYALPDADALLQSI; encoded by the coding sequence ATGGCCATGTTCGCGGCGTTTCTGACACCTGAATACGCGCCGTTCGCGATCGCTTTCGTCGTGATGATCGGCATCGGCCTGATCGAGGGCGTCGGGCTGGGGCTTGGCCATCTCGATCTTGACGCTGAGGTCGGCGGCGATGCGGAGGGCGGCGGCTTGCTCGACTGGCTAGGGCTGGGTGGCGAGCTTCCGATCCTGATCTGGCTGACGTCTTTGCTCGGCTGCTTCACGCTGTCGGGACTCGCGATCCAGCAGGGCGCGACCGCGTTTTTCGGCGGGCCGCTGCACTGGGGCCTGGCCGTCGGCGGTGCGACCTTGATCGGCGTGATCCTCAACACCTTCACCGCGAACGGCCTCGCGCGGATCATGCCCGGCTATGAATCGACCGTCATCTCGTCCGACGATCTGCTGCGGCAGCGTGGGCGTATTCTCGACGGCGCGGCGCGGCGCGGTCATCCGGCGCGCGCGAAGGTCGTCGACCATCACGGGCAGGCGCATTTCATCATGGTCGAGCCGCACGACGATGGCGGTGTGATCGCGCACGGGCAGACGGCGCTGATCGTCCGGCGCGAGGGCAGTATTTTCTACGCGCTTCCGGATGCCGACGCCTTGCTGCAATCCATCTGA